The Triticum aestivum cultivar Chinese Spring chromosome 4B, IWGSC CS RefSeq v2.1, whole genome shotgun sequence sequence TAAGCGGCAGTATTTTTTATAcgtatctttacctaatattaaagagAGGATTGTTTCTTTAGTTTTTTTCGTTTATGGTGGAACCCGCATAATTTTCATACGTCCCAGGCTTCGTTCGTATGTCACAGGCGTTCTCCCGATTCGTCTTTTGTGAAAAACAAACTACAGTACAAACAGCCCGCACCAGTAAAAGAATTTCCGGAAAAATACTGCCACGGGAGGAATCAAACCCAGCCGCTCACGCTAGAGCACTCAAATGCTAACCATTAGACTAAACAAAACTAGGTGTTTAATTAGCACCACGAAATTTAAAATTAAGTACATAGTCACGCCAGATACTGAGAGGAATATTTTTTTAAGTGAATAAATTTAGAACGCGATTTTTTGCAAAGTTTTTAATTAAAAAATTTAAAGGCAAACATTTTTTAAAgaacaatatttgtctttttattttctttgaaaCCTGCGTATTTTTTGaaacacaaacaattttttaaaagtAGGAGGTATTGTTGTCATTATTTCTCAAATTTGCAATCattttaaaaacacaaatattttttgtACATTAAATTTGAAATGGCAAACATTTTTATAAACATGCTTTTTTTAACTGGGAGGTACTATAACTAAATTGTTTTAATCTATACCTATATTAATAAAACTTGGCGAATTTTTGAACTATGCCCACAGATGCTTTGTTTTACTTCACTTTATTAAACTAGGGATATGGAAGGAATCTTTTTCTCTGTCGCATCTTCACGTACAACGAGTCTCACTCGGTCCAGTGACTCCCGTCAAAATGCATGAGAAGTCCAACCAAGGTTTCATGCATGGTCTATCTGACACAAACTACTCAATTTACATGATGACACGGACATATATTATGTGCAGTGCTTTTCCCTATTATATTAGCCAGATGATAAAAGAACTGCGTTCAACACTCTTGATCTTCGTCGGACACGAAGGCAGCTCAACAATCCACCTATTGGACCTTGCCAACCTTCGTTAGTGACCACTGGTACTGCGACCACCGGCGATGAGAACAACAAAGACGACAAGCGGAATCATGTGTCTGGTGTTATATTGAAATGGAGGATGTGGACCTGAGGATGAGGTATTAGTCATGTTTATTATGTTATGGACATGAGGGTGAGGTTTTTAGCCATGCTTAATAGGTAAGGTGTGTGAGGGCTGTTTTCTCCATTACAACGCACGGTCATGTTTCCTAGTATATCCTTAAAAAAAAGAAGGTACTGATACTTCACCGCAGCGGCGTGCGTAccgtaaggccttgtacaatgagaGATGCTTGGGGAGGTGattagaaaaataaaccgagtttttctgaagcaccggtgcctaagCGTCTATCCTGTAGAAATAGGTACCGGTGCTTaaaaaaatttgatttatttctctaagcacttTTCGTAAGCATCTTGCATTATACATGGCCTAATGTGCCGCGCCGCGGGGCTCCAACCACGCCAGTACGCCACGAGGCACGCGTGCGCCGCAGATACACGACGGACCCGCCGAGCCAAACATCAAGAGCAGCAAGCGAGACGAGCGGCGCGGGAGACCCAACCAGAGTCCAGACTCGAGAGTAGTGGGCGGGCGGTACCATGCAGCGTCACCTCGGTCGTTAGTACCACCCGACCACCCACCGGGGCGCCGCCCCCATAAATCAGCAGCATCATtgcccgcctccaccgccgccgccctcccgccCCTATTCCCCGCGACACGCTGCAGCTCGGCCACGCCTACCGCCTCATCGCCGTCGACGAGGTCACCAGGGCCGTGCAGGCCAGGAAGGAGGAGAAGACCAGGAGGGCGCAGCGGCAGCGGCTGCAGGCCGGCGGGGGGGCGGCCTCCCCCGGCGATGACCAGTCGCTCATGGACGACGGTCTCGATCAGGTATAGCACCTTCTTGGTCATAATTTCTCCCCCATGTTTCGCTGTTCATCGATGGCAGCTCCTTGTTTCTGTATCATGCATGTTCTTCCCCTTAATGGTCAATAATCAGCCAATAGTACTTTGCATGTACAAGAACCTACTTTTTTCCTTTGCTTTGTGGTCTCAACCTGTTCGCTGGTTTATTCCAGCTCTTCACTAATCACTACCACTACCTCCTCATTTTTAATCTGAACTAGTAGTGCATGTGTGCAATTGATCAAGAGATGTCATTACTAAGTCTCTAAAACTCTAGTATCTGACGAAATAAGGCGATTTTACTCTCATCGTTTGTTCTTCAGAAGTTTGTATTTGTGTTCTTCTAATTTTGAAATTTGTGAAGTTCACATGAGTATTTAGAGTCCTTATCCAGTCTCCAATATGAAAAGAGGTTTTTCTTGACTGTGACATAAGAGTAGGTAACTGCCTAGTTAGTTAACCTGCTAATGCTGCAGTTTGCTGTTAACTTGGGGTAGCTTTGACCATAACACCATTTGCACTTGTTATTTTTTTGTTCAGCTGGCCGCCCTCCTAATTTGTATACCTTATTACGAGTTAGTATGACACAATAGTACCTAACCGCCCAACCATTTTTGATTTACTAAAGATATCATACATTAAGCCGATCATGACACAATGATGACTTGAATAATGTACTCTAAACATGATATGATAGCTCCTTATACATATAATGGGCATATTATTCCCACTCAAAGCTAAACTATACTTTAGGCCACATCTTGCTTTGCTCGCACCACATGGAAACGGCAGCGACGGATACCTAGAATTTCCTGCCGCCGCCCAAACAAAATCCTGCGAGCTAGCTAGGTTGACATTCTCCAATCGCAATGCCAGATACATGAGGAATATGGCGCCTGCTACCAACTACTAGTGGACAAGGAATCGTCCACCATTTATTCTCTCAAAACTCATGGGAATCGTCACTCATTACGATCTTTAAAACTTAGTACTGTACAACATGGCAAATTGGCATGTTCTGATTACTCTGCTGCCGCCCGTCGTGTATATTGCAGTTGGAGCAGCAGGACAGGGACGGCCACCCGAGCAGCTCGACGAAAGGCTCGAGGCATCGCCAGTGGCGCCCGTCTCTGCACAGCATCGCCGAAGTCAGCAGCTGATGCGGCCGACGCATGGCCTGTATTTTAGAGTTCAAGTTCATCTCATCAGATGGTTGCTAGATTCAAGCTCAACACCGGAAGATGAGCGTCTGCAAATTACCGGTTTTAACTCATCTTTTTAGTGAGATTAAGGTTGGTGCCTCCGCATCTCAGTGTTGGGACAAAGAGGAAGTTTGAACTAGCAGTGTGGTGTTCGGTGTAGTAGTAGTATATTATTCAGTTATGATGCAAAGTACGTATCTTTGCAGGTGGGTTTTGAGGATCTTGCTGTTGCTGTGTACTATACTGTATTGTTGTCGTTGTTGGTGCCTAATTCGCAATCATAGGCTCGCTGCATATTTGCAATCATAAGGCTGCTGCAATGATATATAATCAGAGCTGGCTGGAATCCACACTTTTATTTGTTGGAAGCAAAGTACCACATGTATCCGATTgttattgttttgtgcaggtggaGTGGGTCGTGACAAGGCCGAAAGATCCTTGATCAGGCGCGCGCAAACCTGAACTGAATGAACGTGGGGCCACTTGTGTTGGAATGATTGTTCCTTCACTTCAGCATAACGAATCAAGAGGCATTTGGCCATGTTTCTGCAACCTCCAAATAAGTAGGCGTATATGTTGATGATGCAAGTAGCCCACTGCTGTGGTTACGAGATACTCCATGAGTAATTGTGGTATCTACGACTAAAGTGGTTTGTTTTTTTTGGAGATGGGATTAGTGCCAAACTGATTTCAGACTGCGTATAGCTTAGCATCCTGTGCAGGAGTAAGAGACGGTCGCTAGTGCTCGCCACGTTGACCTACTGCCTACCAAAGCGGTTCTCCACTTTCACTGAT is a genomic window containing:
- the LOC123090133 gene encoding uncharacterized protein codes for the protein MEDVDLRMSSIIARLHRRRPPAPIPRDTLQLGHAYRLIAVDEVTRAVQARKEEKTRRAQRQRLQAGGGAASPGDDQSLMDDGLDQLEQQDRDGHPSSSTKGSRHRQWRPSLHSIAEVSS